Proteins encoded within one genomic window of Rhododendron vialii isolate Sample 1 chromosome 1a, ASM3025357v1:
- the LOC131319302 gene encoding auxilin-related protein 2-like isoform X2 has product MDEFGMLAKEYGFGPQGKAAPMAHSSKSNSTGVRSGGSDRFSDVFGGPPKYNGKSGSPLSDFDYDSIFNSTSRGANDSRSKPTSSPPVYDKPVYDEDIFDGLPGLKSKPTSSSARYEDDVFAAGISSPRNRSKSQGQKQSGAFDDLIGNLGRTNKKSETKNGRSSGGFDDLLPGFGSNRPLSEATRVQKTTFNATRPASAVKEDPFVVLVSNSTPAVSSPRLFADPLEEISKPSDSGNTKVSGGAFDDIDPLDGFGKSFPATSSGIENNVKDGSPSRTGSNIGRSQTSSSTETIGKSSFKDSGRRSQKMYTNNFQESNVFDVPSVSTDARKSVSQTASASRVYSTSSEKNSQVEGMFPESHESMEPSDDIWITVSEVPLFTKPTSAPPPSRPPPPIPGRASKSEAGFSTPTARKKGTDSSSFAPPFNQYSPSPKPTRPSMKSAVGCQIDELKDFAIGTGRSNDDESEEVNTNSSGAAASAAAMKEAMDRAEAKFRHAKEVRDKEYAKNYRTKEAVQLQKDEQAMPDDQESEYRGNPERLDRERQLREEEERERRRLEKEREKAREIEREREREKAKQAVERATREARERAAAETRERAAAEVRLKTERIAVHKVQALARERAAVEARERAEKAAADAREKANVEARDKELKEKAAAAAARAESEARRRAERAVVERAAAEARERAAAGARERAAAARMDQQKNDDDLESFFNVSRPGSAPRPRESSPFQDFMPDPRFQNKGGPEGTRKTSPVGASSNGRKASSATNIVDDLTEIFGAAPSSEKFQNVDGESDERRRARLERHQRTKERAAKALAEKNQRDLQTQRDQDERHRIGETLDIEIKRWAAGKEGNLRALLSTMQYVLWPECGWQPVSLTDLITGASVKKVYRRANLCIHPDKVQQKGATLQQKYIAEKVFDLLKEAWNKFNSEELF; this is encoded by the exons ATGGATGAATTTGGCATGTTGGCAAAAGAATACGGCTTTGGACCCCAAGGCAAAGCGGCTCCCATGGCCCACTCTTCCAAATCCAACTCCACCGGCGTAAGATCGGGCGGCTCAGATCGATTCAGCGACGTGTTCGGTGGGCCCCCGAAATATAACGGTAAATCGGGGTCGCCGTTGTCGGACTTCGACTACGATTCGATTTTCAATTCGACTTCGAGGGGAGCGAACGATTCGAGGAGCAAACCGACGTCGTCGCCGCCGGTATACGACAAGCCCGTTTACGACGAGGATATTTTCGACGGGTTGCCTGGGTTGAAGAGCAAACCGACGTCGTCTTCTGCCAGGTACGAGGATGACGTGTTCGCCGCCGGCATTTCTTCGCCTCGGAATCGGAGTAAGAGTCAGGGTCAGAAACAGAGTGGTGCGTTTGATGATCTTATTGGAAATTTAGGGCGGACTAATAAGAAGTCTGAGACTAAGAACGGTAGGAGTTCTGGAGGGTTTGATGATTTGCTACCTGGGTTTGGAAGCAACAG GCCACTTTCAGAGGCTACCCGGGTACAGAAAACAACTTTTAATGCAACCAGACCGGCTTCTGCTGTGAAGGAAGATCCCTTCGTTGTTTTAGTATCGAATTCAACCCCCGCAGTTTCATCTCCACGGCTGTTTGCCGATCCACTTGAAGAGATCAGTAAGCCCAGTGATTCTGGGAACACAAAAGTCAGTGGAGGGGCATTTGATGATATAGATCCCCTCGATGGGTTTGGAAAATCTTTTCCTGCAACTTCGTCTGGGATAGAAAACAATGTGAAGGATGGAAGCCCTTCAAGGACGGGATCAAATATAGGTAGATCACAGACATCTTCTAGTACTGAAACAATTGGGAAATCATCTTTCAAGGACTCTGGGAGACGCTCACAAAAGATGTATACCAACAATTTTCAAGAATCTAATGTGTTTGATGTGCCAAGTGTTTCGACAGATGCACGTAAGTCTGTTAGTCAAACTGCTTCAGCCTCTCGTGTATATTCTACATCTAGTGAGAAAAATTCCCAGGTAGAAGGCATGTTTCCAGAATCACATGAAAGCATGGAACCATCTGATGATATATGGATTACTGTATCAGAGGTTCCTCTTTTTACGAAACCCACAAGTGCTCCGCCACCTTCACGACCCCCTCCTCCTATACCAGGTAGGGCTTCGAAGTCAGAAGCAGGTTTTTCTACTCCCACTGCAAGAAAGAAGGGTactgattcttcttcttttgcccCCCCTTTCAATCAATACTCACCAAGTCCTAAGCCAACTCGTCCTTCCATGAAGAGCGCAGTGGGGTGTCAAATAGATGAACTCAAAGACTTCGCCATTGGTACGGGAAGAAGTAATGATGATGAGAGTGAAGAAGTAAACACAAATTCCTCTGGTGCTGCTGCATCTGCAGCTGCGATGAAGGAAGCAATGGATAGAGCTGAGGCTAAATTCAGGCATGCAAAGGAAGTAAGAGACAAAGAATATGCAAAGAATTATAGAACTAAAGAAGCTGTGCAATTGCAAAAAGACGAACAGGCAATGCCAGACGATCAGGAGAGCGAATACAGAGGAAACCCAGAGAGACTAGACCGTGAAAGGCAACTGagggaagaggaagagagagagcgGAGGAGActtgagaaggagagagagaaagcaagagaaatagagagggagcgggagcgggagaAGGCCAAACAAGCCGTGGAAAGGGCTACTAGGGAAGCTCGTGAGAGAGCAGCTGCTGAGACAAGAGAAAGAGCAGCTGCTGAAGTTCGATTAAAAACTGAAAGGATTGCAGTTCATAAAGTACAAGCTCTAGCACGTGAAAGGGCAGCAGTAGAGGCTAGAGAAAGGGCAGAAAAGGCGGCAGCAGATGCTAGGGAAAAGGCAAATGTTGAAGCAAGGGACAAAGAATTGAAGGAGAAAGCAGCAGCTGCTGCTGCTAGAGCTGAATCTGAAGCACGACGTAGAGCAGAACGTGCTGTTGTAGAAAGGGCTGCTGCAGAGGCTAGAGAAAGGGCTGCTGCAGGGGCTAGAGAAAGGGCTGCTGCTGCAAGAATGGACCAACAAAAGaatgatgatgatcttgaatcCTTCTTCAATGTGTCTCGACCAGGCAGTGCACCAAGGCCAAGGGAAAGTTCTCCT TTTCAGGACTTCATGCCGGATCCTAGATTTCAGAATAAGGGAGGACCAGAAGGGACAAGAAAGACATCACCTGTTGGTGCCTCATCCAATGGGAGGAAAGCATCTTCAGCTACTAACATTGTTGATGACCTCACTGAAATTTTTGGAG CTGCTCCATCATCTGAAAAGTTCCAGAATGTCGATGGAGAAAGTGACGAAAGAAGAAGAGCAAGGTTGGAACGCCATCAAAGGACCAAGGAGCGTGCG gcTAAAGCACTGGCTGAAAAGAATCAGCGGGACCTTCAAACTCAGAGGGATCAAGACGAAAGACAT AGGATTGGTGAAACATTAGATATTGAGATCAAGCGCTGGGCTGCAGGGAAAGAGGGAAATTTGCGCGCACTGCTATCAACAATGCAATAT GTGCTATGGCCTGAATGTGGCTGGCAGCCTGTTTCTTTGACTGATTTGATTACTGGTGCCTCGGTCAAAAAGGTTTATAGAAGAGCAAATTTGTGCATCCATCCCGATAAGGTGCAACAGAAAGGTGCCACTcttcaacaaaaatatattgcTGAGAAGGTGTTCGACCTTCTTAAG GAGGCTTGGAATAAGTTTAATTCAGAGGAGCTCTTTTGA
- the LOC131319302 gene encoding auxilin-related protein 2-like isoform X1: MDEFGMLAKEYGFGPQGKAAPMAHSSKSNSTGVRSGGSDRFSDVFGGPPKYNGKSGSPLSDFDYDSIFNSTSRGANDSRSKPTSSPPVYDKPVYDEDIFDGLPGLKSKPTSSSARYEDDVFAAGISSPRNRSKSQGQKQSGAFDDLIGNLGRTNKKSETKNGRSSGGFDDLLPGFGSNRPLSEATRVQKTTFNATRPASAVKEDPFVVLVSNSTPAVSSPRLFADPLEEISKPSDSGNTKVSGGAFDDIDPLDGFGKSFPATSSGIENNVKDGSPSRTGSNIGRSQTSSSTETIGKSSFKDSGRRSQKMYTNNFQESNVFDVPSVSTDARKSVSQTASASRVYSTSSEKNSQVEGMFPESHESMEPSDDIWITVSEVPLFTKPTSAPPPSRPPPPIPGRASKSEAGFSTPTARKKGTDSSSFAPPFNQYSPSPKPTRPSMKSAVGCQIDELKDFAIGTGRSNDDESEEVNTNSSGAAASAAAMKEAMDRAEAKFRHAKEVRDKEYAKNYRTKEAVQLQKDEQAMPDDQESEYRGNPERLDRERQLREEEERERRRLEKEREKAREIEREREREKAKQAVERATREARERAAAETRERAAAEVRLKTERIAVHKVQALARERAAVEARERAEKAAADAREKANVEARDKELKEKAAAAAARAESEARRRAERAVVERAAAEARERAAAGARERAAAARMDQQKNDDDLESFFNVSRPGSAPRPRESSPFQDFMPDPRFQNKGGPEGTRKTSPVGASSNGRKASSATNIVDDLTEIFGAAPSSEKFQNVDGESDERRRARLERHQRTKERAAKALAEKNQRDLQTQRDQDERHRIGETLDIEIKRWAAGKEGNLRALLSTMQYVCLIILFFCCTTFKASLVIAKFFSVLWPECGWQPVSLTDLITGASVKKVYRRANLCIHPDKVQQKGATLQQKYIAEKVFDLLKEAWNKFNSEELF, from the exons ATGGATGAATTTGGCATGTTGGCAAAAGAATACGGCTTTGGACCCCAAGGCAAAGCGGCTCCCATGGCCCACTCTTCCAAATCCAACTCCACCGGCGTAAGATCGGGCGGCTCAGATCGATTCAGCGACGTGTTCGGTGGGCCCCCGAAATATAACGGTAAATCGGGGTCGCCGTTGTCGGACTTCGACTACGATTCGATTTTCAATTCGACTTCGAGGGGAGCGAACGATTCGAGGAGCAAACCGACGTCGTCGCCGCCGGTATACGACAAGCCCGTTTACGACGAGGATATTTTCGACGGGTTGCCTGGGTTGAAGAGCAAACCGACGTCGTCTTCTGCCAGGTACGAGGATGACGTGTTCGCCGCCGGCATTTCTTCGCCTCGGAATCGGAGTAAGAGTCAGGGTCAGAAACAGAGTGGTGCGTTTGATGATCTTATTGGAAATTTAGGGCGGACTAATAAGAAGTCTGAGACTAAGAACGGTAGGAGTTCTGGAGGGTTTGATGATTTGCTACCTGGGTTTGGAAGCAACAG GCCACTTTCAGAGGCTACCCGGGTACAGAAAACAACTTTTAATGCAACCAGACCGGCTTCTGCTGTGAAGGAAGATCCCTTCGTTGTTTTAGTATCGAATTCAACCCCCGCAGTTTCATCTCCACGGCTGTTTGCCGATCCACTTGAAGAGATCAGTAAGCCCAGTGATTCTGGGAACACAAAAGTCAGTGGAGGGGCATTTGATGATATAGATCCCCTCGATGGGTTTGGAAAATCTTTTCCTGCAACTTCGTCTGGGATAGAAAACAATGTGAAGGATGGAAGCCCTTCAAGGACGGGATCAAATATAGGTAGATCACAGACATCTTCTAGTACTGAAACAATTGGGAAATCATCTTTCAAGGACTCTGGGAGACGCTCACAAAAGATGTATACCAACAATTTTCAAGAATCTAATGTGTTTGATGTGCCAAGTGTTTCGACAGATGCACGTAAGTCTGTTAGTCAAACTGCTTCAGCCTCTCGTGTATATTCTACATCTAGTGAGAAAAATTCCCAGGTAGAAGGCATGTTTCCAGAATCACATGAAAGCATGGAACCATCTGATGATATATGGATTACTGTATCAGAGGTTCCTCTTTTTACGAAACCCACAAGTGCTCCGCCACCTTCACGACCCCCTCCTCCTATACCAGGTAGGGCTTCGAAGTCAGAAGCAGGTTTTTCTACTCCCACTGCAAGAAAGAAGGGTactgattcttcttcttttgcccCCCCTTTCAATCAATACTCACCAAGTCCTAAGCCAACTCGTCCTTCCATGAAGAGCGCAGTGGGGTGTCAAATAGATGAACTCAAAGACTTCGCCATTGGTACGGGAAGAAGTAATGATGATGAGAGTGAAGAAGTAAACACAAATTCCTCTGGTGCTGCTGCATCTGCAGCTGCGATGAAGGAAGCAATGGATAGAGCTGAGGCTAAATTCAGGCATGCAAAGGAAGTAAGAGACAAAGAATATGCAAAGAATTATAGAACTAAAGAAGCTGTGCAATTGCAAAAAGACGAACAGGCAATGCCAGACGATCAGGAGAGCGAATACAGAGGAAACCCAGAGAGACTAGACCGTGAAAGGCAACTGagggaagaggaagagagagagcgGAGGAGActtgagaaggagagagagaaagcaagagaaatagagagggagcgggagcgggagaAGGCCAAACAAGCCGTGGAAAGGGCTACTAGGGAAGCTCGTGAGAGAGCAGCTGCTGAGACAAGAGAAAGAGCAGCTGCTGAAGTTCGATTAAAAACTGAAAGGATTGCAGTTCATAAAGTACAAGCTCTAGCACGTGAAAGGGCAGCAGTAGAGGCTAGAGAAAGGGCAGAAAAGGCGGCAGCAGATGCTAGGGAAAAGGCAAATGTTGAAGCAAGGGACAAAGAATTGAAGGAGAAAGCAGCAGCTGCTGCTGCTAGAGCTGAATCTGAAGCACGACGTAGAGCAGAACGTGCTGTTGTAGAAAGGGCTGCTGCAGAGGCTAGAGAAAGGGCTGCTGCAGGGGCTAGAGAAAGGGCTGCTGCTGCAAGAATGGACCAACAAAAGaatgatgatgatcttgaatcCTTCTTCAATGTGTCTCGACCAGGCAGTGCACCAAGGCCAAGGGAAAGTTCTCCT TTTCAGGACTTCATGCCGGATCCTAGATTTCAGAATAAGGGAGGACCAGAAGGGACAAGAAAGACATCACCTGTTGGTGCCTCATCCAATGGGAGGAAAGCATCTTCAGCTACTAACATTGTTGATGACCTCACTGAAATTTTTGGAG CTGCTCCATCATCTGAAAAGTTCCAGAATGTCGATGGAGAAAGTGACGAAAGAAGAAGAGCAAGGTTGGAACGCCATCAAAGGACCAAGGAGCGTGCG gcTAAAGCACTGGCTGAAAAGAATCAGCGGGACCTTCAAACTCAGAGGGATCAAGACGAAAGACAT AGGATTGGTGAAACATTAGATATTGAGATCAAGCGCTGGGCTGCAGGGAAAGAGGGAAATTTGCGCGCACTGCTATCAACAATGCAATATGTGTGTCTGATTATCTTGTTCTTTTGTTGCACAACATTTAAAGCCAGTCTGGttattgctaaatttttttCG GTGCTATGGCCTGAATGTGGCTGGCAGCCTGTTTCTTTGACTGATTTGATTACTGGTGCCTCGGTCAAAAAGGTTTATAGAAGAGCAAATTTGTGCATCCATCCCGATAAGGTGCAACAGAAAGGTGCCACTcttcaacaaaaatatattgcTGAGAAGGTGTTCGACCTTCTTAAG GAGGCTTGGAATAAGTTTAATTCAGAGGAGCTCTTTTGA
- the LOC131319302 gene encoding auxilin-related protein 2-like isoform X3, whose amino-acid sequence MDEFGMLAKEYGFGPQGKAAPMAHSSKSNSTGVRSGGSDRFSDVFGGPPKYNGKSGSPLSDFDYDSIFNSTSRGANDSRSKPTSSPPVYDKPVYDEDIFDGLPGLKSKPTSSSARYEDDVFAAGISSPRNRSKSQGQKQSGAFDDLIGNLGRTNKKSETKNGRSSGGFDDLLPGFGSNRPLSEATRVQKTTFNATRPASAVKEDPFVVLVSNSTPAVSSPRLFADPLEEISKPSDSGNTKVSGGAFDDIDPLDGFGKSFPATSSGIENNVKDGSPSRTGSNIGRSQTSSSTETIGKSSFKDSGRRSQKMYTNNFQESNVFDVPSVSTDARKSVSQTASASRVYSTSSEKNSQVEGMFPESHESMEPSDDIWITVSEVPLFTKPTSAPPPSRPPPPIPGRASKSEAGFSTPTARKKGTDSSSFAPPFNQYSPSPKPTRPSMKSAVGCQIDELKDFAIGTGRSNDDESEEVNTNSSGAAASAAAMKEAMDRAEAKFRHAKEVRDKEYAKNYRTKEAVQLQKDEQAMPDDQESEYRGNPERLDRERQLREEEERERRRLEKEREKAREIEREREREKAKQAVERATREARERAAAETRERAAAEVRLKTERIAVHKVQALARERAAVEARERAEKAAADAREKANVEARDKELKEKAAAAAARAESEARRRAERAVVERAAAEARERAAAGARERAAAARMDQQKNDDDLESFFNVSRPGSAPRPRESSPFQDFMPDPRFQNKGGPEGTRKTSPVGASSNGRKASSATNIVDDLTEIFGAAPSSEKFQNVDGESDERRRARLERHQRTKERAAKALAEKNQRDLQTQRDQDERHVLWPECGWQPVSLTDLITGASVKKVYRRANLCIHPDKVQQKGATLQQKYIAEKVFDLLKEAWNKFNSEELF is encoded by the exons ATGGATGAATTTGGCATGTTGGCAAAAGAATACGGCTTTGGACCCCAAGGCAAAGCGGCTCCCATGGCCCACTCTTCCAAATCCAACTCCACCGGCGTAAGATCGGGCGGCTCAGATCGATTCAGCGACGTGTTCGGTGGGCCCCCGAAATATAACGGTAAATCGGGGTCGCCGTTGTCGGACTTCGACTACGATTCGATTTTCAATTCGACTTCGAGGGGAGCGAACGATTCGAGGAGCAAACCGACGTCGTCGCCGCCGGTATACGACAAGCCCGTTTACGACGAGGATATTTTCGACGGGTTGCCTGGGTTGAAGAGCAAACCGACGTCGTCTTCTGCCAGGTACGAGGATGACGTGTTCGCCGCCGGCATTTCTTCGCCTCGGAATCGGAGTAAGAGTCAGGGTCAGAAACAGAGTGGTGCGTTTGATGATCTTATTGGAAATTTAGGGCGGACTAATAAGAAGTCTGAGACTAAGAACGGTAGGAGTTCTGGAGGGTTTGATGATTTGCTACCTGGGTTTGGAAGCAACAG GCCACTTTCAGAGGCTACCCGGGTACAGAAAACAACTTTTAATGCAACCAGACCGGCTTCTGCTGTGAAGGAAGATCCCTTCGTTGTTTTAGTATCGAATTCAACCCCCGCAGTTTCATCTCCACGGCTGTTTGCCGATCCACTTGAAGAGATCAGTAAGCCCAGTGATTCTGGGAACACAAAAGTCAGTGGAGGGGCATTTGATGATATAGATCCCCTCGATGGGTTTGGAAAATCTTTTCCTGCAACTTCGTCTGGGATAGAAAACAATGTGAAGGATGGAAGCCCTTCAAGGACGGGATCAAATATAGGTAGATCACAGACATCTTCTAGTACTGAAACAATTGGGAAATCATCTTTCAAGGACTCTGGGAGACGCTCACAAAAGATGTATACCAACAATTTTCAAGAATCTAATGTGTTTGATGTGCCAAGTGTTTCGACAGATGCACGTAAGTCTGTTAGTCAAACTGCTTCAGCCTCTCGTGTATATTCTACATCTAGTGAGAAAAATTCCCAGGTAGAAGGCATGTTTCCAGAATCACATGAAAGCATGGAACCATCTGATGATATATGGATTACTGTATCAGAGGTTCCTCTTTTTACGAAACCCACAAGTGCTCCGCCACCTTCACGACCCCCTCCTCCTATACCAGGTAGGGCTTCGAAGTCAGAAGCAGGTTTTTCTACTCCCACTGCAAGAAAGAAGGGTactgattcttcttcttttgcccCCCCTTTCAATCAATACTCACCAAGTCCTAAGCCAACTCGTCCTTCCATGAAGAGCGCAGTGGGGTGTCAAATAGATGAACTCAAAGACTTCGCCATTGGTACGGGAAGAAGTAATGATGATGAGAGTGAAGAAGTAAACACAAATTCCTCTGGTGCTGCTGCATCTGCAGCTGCGATGAAGGAAGCAATGGATAGAGCTGAGGCTAAATTCAGGCATGCAAAGGAAGTAAGAGACAAAGAATATGCAAAGAATTATAGAACTAAAGAAGCTGTGCAATTGCAAAAAGACGAACAGGCAATGCCAGACGATCAGGAGAGCGAATACAGAGGAAACCCAGAGAGACTAGACCGTGAAAGGCAACTGagggaagaggaagagagagagcgGAGGAGActtgagaaggagagagagaaagcaagagaaatagagagggagcgggagcgggagaAGGCCAAACAAGCCGTGGAAAGGGCTACTAGGGAAGCTCGTGAGAGAGCAGCTGCTGAGACAAGAGAAAGAGCAGCTGCTGAAGTTCGATTAAAAACTGAAAGGATTGCAGTTCATAAAGTACAAGCTCTAGCACGTGAAAGGGCAGCAGTAGAGGCTAGAGAAAGGGCAGAAAAGGCGGCAGCAGATGCTAGGGAAAAGGCAAATGTTGAAGCAAGGGACAAAGAATTGAAGGAGAAAGCAGCAGCTGCTGCTGCTAGAGCTGAATCTGAAGCACGACGTAGAGCAGAACGTGCTGTTGTAGAAAGGGCTGCTGCAGAGGCTAGAGAAAGGGCTGCTGCAGGGGCTAGAGAAAGGGCTGCTGCTGCAAGAATGGACCAACAAAAGaatgatgatgatcttgaatcCTTCTTCAATGTGTCTCGACCAGGCAGTGCACCAAGGCCAAGGGAAAGTTCTCCT TTTCAGGACTTCATGCCGGATCCTAGATTTCAGAATAAGGGAGGACCAGAAGGGACAAGAAAGACATCACCTGTTGGTGCCTCATCCAATGGGAGGAAAGCATCTTCAGCTACTAACATTGTTGATGACCTCACTGAAATTTTTGGAG CTGCTCCATCATCTGAAAAGTTCCAGAATGTCGATGGAGAAAGTGACGAAAGAAGAAGAGCAAGGTTGGAACGCCATCAAAGGACCAAGGAGCGTGCG gcTAAAGCACTGGCTGAAAAGAATCAGCGGGACCTTCAAACTCAGAGGGATCAAGACGAAAGACAT GTGCTATGGCCTGAATGTGGCTGGCAGCCTGTTTCTTTGACTGATTTGATTACTGGTGCCTCGGTCAAAAAGGTTTATAGAAGAGCAAATTTGTGCATCCATCCCGATAAGGTGCAACAGAAAGGTGCCACTcttcaacaaaaatatattgcTGAGAAGGTGTTCGACCTTCTTAAG GAGGCTTGGAATAAGTTTAATTCAGAGGAGCTCTTTTGA
- the LOC131319379 gene encoding probable cinnamyl alcohol dehydrogenase 1 encodes MEECLGWAARDPSGFLSPYKFSRRVVGSDDVSVKITHCGVCYADVAWTRDKLGGFGGSKYPLVPGHEIVGIVKEVGSNAQGFKVGDHVGVGTLVNSCRDCEYCNMYMDVYCSKGVVRTFSSVDVDGTITKGGYSTFIVVHQRYCSRIPDVYPLPLAAPLLCAGITVYSPMMRHKMNEPGKSLGVIGLGGLGHLAVKFGKAFGLSVSVFSMSLSKKDEALNKLGADGFVISSDEEQMKAMVKSLDFIIDTASGDHPFDPYMSLLKTGSTLVVVGVPTQVKLSPISLISGMKSISGSATGGIKERQEMVDFCAAHSIYPDVEIIPIQYINEALEKLIKGDVNYRFVIDIENSLK; translated from the exons ATGGAGGAGTGCCTTGGATGGGCAGCCAGAGATCCATCCGGATTTCTTTCCCCTTACAAGTTCAGCCGAAG GGTAGTTGGAAGTGATGATGTTTCAGTGAAGATCACACACTGTGGAGTCTGCTATGCTGATGTTGCATGGACCAGGGATAAACTTGGAGGGTTTGGAGGATCCAAGTACCCCCTAGTGCCTGG GCATGAGATTGTTGGAATCGTTAAAGAGGTGGGTTCCAATGCTCAAGGCTTCAAGGTTGGAGATCATGTTGGAGTGGGTACTTTGGTCAATTCTTGTAGAGATTGTGAGTACTGTAATATGTACATGGATGTCTACTGCTCGAAGGGAGTCGTCCGTACTTTTAGCTCTGTTGATGTGGATGGTACAATCACAAAGGGTGGATATTCGACTTTCATTGTAGTTCATCAGAG GTACTGCTCCAGGATACCTGATGTCTACCCATTGCCCTTGGCAGCACCACTCCTATGCGCAGGAATCACCGTTTACAGCCCAATGATGCGCCATAAAATGAACGAACCGGGAAAATCCCTAGGAGTGATTGGGCTTGGTGGCCTGGGTCACTTGGCTGTGAAATTCGGCAAGGCATTCGGATTGAGCGTTTCTGTTTTCAGCATGAGTTTATCCAAGAAAGATGAAGCCCTTAATAAGCTTGGAGCAGATGGATTCGTGATCTCTTCCGATGAAGAACAGATGAAG GCTATGGTGAAATCACTTGACTTCATTATTGATACGGCATCAGGGGACCACCCGTTTGATCCATACATGTCACTGTTGAAGACTGGCAGCACCCTCGTCGTGGTGGGTGTCCCAACTCAAGTCAAGCTCAGTCCTATCAGTCTAATAAGTG GTATGAAATCCATTTCCGGGAGTGCAACGGGCGGCATTAAGGAGAGGCAAGAAATGGTGGATTTCTGTGCAGCTCACAGTATATACCCAGACGTTGAGATTATTCCCATCCAGTACATAAATGAAGCTTTGGAGAAGCTTATAAAGGGGGATGTGAATTACAGGTTTGTCATTGATATCGAGAACTCCCTTAAGTGA